Proteins from one Microbacterium proteolyticum genomic window:
- the pknB gene encoding Stk1 family PASTA domain-containing Ser/Thr kinase, with the protein MSTSQQADPLIGRLVDGRYRVRARIARGGMATVYVATDLRLERRVALKVMHGHLSDDTVFQSRFIQEARSAARLSDPHVVNVFDQGQDGDMAYLVMEYLPGITLRELLREHKRLTVDQTLTIMDAILSGLAAAHRAGIVHRDVKPENVLLAEDGRIKIGDFGLARATTANTASGAQLMGTIAYLAPELVTRGTADARSDIYSLGIVLYEMLVGEQPYKGEQPMQIAYQHATDSVPRPSAKNPGVPEQLDELVLWATEREPAERPLDAGAMLARLRDIEKELGLAPQVARAVAVGTVAASAEESRELTKVLPQTAVVPSTPHDDVDNATRLSQRTRRRTTRGIWLFALVLMLAAGAATAGWWFGSGPGSLVAVPDVSRMSFAQAEALLTQEQLGAQAQEVNDREIPAGTTVGSDPEVDVRLDKGTVVTVFVSIGPASHDLPALAGKGTDEVNGILESAYIGVSGTTSEFTDAGAGTVLGVSITPRAGGDAIDCTQGCTVLEGDAAALVTSLGPIPDVVGLTTAQAERAMSDAQLQTTTSEEYSNSVPSGTVIGIGDRDGGGNWRPNDTVTLRVSIGPRPVQIPENVVGMTIREAVTTLQGLGFEVNAGIDDGTLPLGFKYWDIYKVRSTNPKAGTNAPQGSTVTLTPTL; encoded by the coding sequence GTGAGCACGAGTCAGCAGGCCGACCCGCTGATCGGCCGTCTCGTCGACGGCCGGTACCGGGTGCGCGCGCGCATCGCGCGCGGCGGCATGGCGACCGTGTACGTCGCGACCGACCTGCGCCTCGAGCGCCGGGTCGCGCTGAAGGTCATGCACGGCCATCTCAGCGACGACACCGTGTTCCAGAGCCGCTTCATCCAGGAGGCGCGGTCGGCTGCGCGACTGTCCGACCCGCACGTCGTCAACGTCTTCGACCAGGGCCAGGACGGCGACATGGCGTACCTCGTCATGGAGTACCTGCCCGGGATCACACTGCGCGAGCTCCTGCGCGAGCACAAACGCCTCACGGTCGATCAGACCCTGACGATCATGGATGCCATCCTGTCGGGCCTCGCGGCCGCGCATCGCGCCGGCATCGTCCACCGCGACGTCAAGCCCGAGAACGTCCTGCTGGCCGAGGACGGCCGGATCAAGATCGGCGACTTCGGACTCGCCCGCGCCACCACCGCCAACACCGCCAGCGGTGCGCAGCTGATGGGCACGATCGCGTATCTGGCGCCCGAGCTCGTCACGCGCGGCACGGCGGACGCCCGCAGCGACATCTACTCGCTCGGCATCGTGCTCTACGAGATGCTCGTCGGCGAGCAGCCCTACAAGGGCGAGCAGCCGATGCAGATCGCCTATCAGCACGCCACGGACTCGGTTCCGCGCCCGAGCGCGAAGAACCCGGGAGTCCCCGAGCAGCTCGACGAGCTGGTCCTGTGGGCCACCGAGCGCGAGCCCGCCGAGCGCCCGCTCGACGCGGGGGCGATGCTCGCCCGTCTGCGCGACATCGAGAAGGAGTTGGGCCTCGCGCCGCAGGTGGCGCGGGCCGTCGCCGTCGGCACCGTGGCGGCCAGCGCCGAGGAATCCCGCGAACTGACCAAGGTGCTGCCGCAGACCGCGGTCGTGCCGTCCACCCCGCACGACGACGTCGACAACGCCACGCGCTTGAGCCAGCGCACGCGTCGCCGCACCACGCGCGGCATCTGGCTCTTCGCGCTCGTGCTGATGCTCGCCGCCGGCGCCGCGACCGCCGGATGGTGGTTCGGGTCGGGACCCGGGTCGCTCGTGGCGGTGCCCGACGTCTCACGGATGAGCTTCGCCCAGGCCGAGGCCCTGCTCACCCAGGAGCAGCTCGGCGCCCAGGCGCAGGAGGTCAACGATCGGGAGATTCCGGCGGGCACCACGGTCGGGTCCGACCCCGAGGTCGACGTCCGGCTCGACAAGGGCACCGTGGTCACGGTCTTCGTCTCGATCGGCCCGGCCTCGCACGACCTGCCCGCCCTCGCCGGCAAGGGGACGGACGAGGTCAACGGCATCCTCGAGTCGGCCTACATCGGAGTGTCCGGCACGACGTCGGAGTTCACGGACGCGGGGGCGGGAACCGTACTCGGGGTCAGCATCACCCCGCGCGCCGGTGGCGACGCGATCGACTGCACCCAGGGCTGCACCGTGCTCGAGGGCGATGCGGCCGCGCTCGTGACGTCGCTGGGCCCGATCCCCGACGTGGTGGGGCTCACCACCGCGCAGGCCGAGCGGGCGATGAGCGACGCGCAGCTGCAGACCACCACGTCCGAGGAGTACAGCAACTCCGTTCCGTCGGGCACGGTCATCGGCATCGGCGATCGCGACGGTGGCGGCAACTGGCGCCCGAATGACACCGTCACCCTCCGCGTGTCGATCGGGCCCCGACCGGTGCAGATCCCCGAGAACGTCGTCGGGATGACGATCCGCGAGGCCGTCACCACGCTGCAAGGCCTGGGCTTCGAGGTCAACGCCGGGATCGACGACGGCACGCTCCCCCTCGGCTTCAAGTACTGGGACATCTACAAGGTCCGTTCGACCAACCCCAAGGCGGGAACGAACGCGCCACAGGGCAGCACCGTCACGCTGACGCCCACGCTGTAG
- a CDS encoding ROK family glucokinase → MRNIGIDIGGTKIAGGVVDEDGTIVEKLRVDTPIDPAALVDAVVDMADHLRRSYEVHAIGVAAAGFISRDRSTVIYAPNIDWRDEPLRARLEGRLDTPVTIENDANAAGWGEYRFGAGQGVRDMVMLTMGTGVGGAVVSDGELFRGGHGIGAELGHLRFVRGGHPCGCGQNGCLEQYASGRALQREANAIADEGGIGAALAAVRAEKGAIPGPAVSRLVLAGDAGALEALRRVATALGEACGGFQAVLDPELFVIGGGVAQLGADLLVPVKLAYETSLPGYGERPVAEFTIARLGNDAGLIGVADLAGKER, encoded by the coding sequence GTGCGCAACATCGGTATCGACATCGGCGGCACGAAGATCGCCGGGGGAGTGGTCGACGAGGACGGCACGATCGTCGAGAAGCTCCGGGTGGACACCCCGATCGATCCCGCCGCGCTCGTGGATGCCGTCGTCGACATGGCCGATCACCTCCGTCGCTCGTACGAGGTGCACGCCATCGGCGTCGCCGCGGCCGGGTTCATCAGCCGCGACCGCAGCACCGTCATCTACGCCCCGAACATCGACTGGCGCGACGAGCCGTTGCGCGCCCGCCTCGAGGGGCGCCTGGACACGCCGGTGACGATCGAGAACGACGCCAACGCCGCCGGGTGGGGCGAGTACCGCTTCGGTGCCGGTCAGGGCGTCCGCGACATGGTCATGCTCACCATGGGCACCGGCGTCGGCGGGGCCGTCGTCTCCGACGGCGAGCTGTTCCGCGGCGGCCACGGCATCGGCGCCGAGCTCGGCCACCTGCGCTTCGTCCGCGGCGGGCACCCGTGCGGATGCGGGCAGAACGGATGCCTCGAGCAGTACGCCTCCGGCCGCGCGCTGCAGCGCGAGGCCAACGCGATCGCCGACGAGGGCGGCATCGGAGCGGCACTGGCCGCCGTCCGTGCGGAGAAGGGGGCGATCCCGGGGCCCGCGGTCTCACGCCTGGTGCTCGCCGGCGACGCCGGTGCGCTCGAGGCGCTGCGGCGCGTGGCGACGGCCCTCGGCGAGGCGTGCGGTGGTTTCCAGGCGGTCCTCGACCCCGAGCTGTTCGTGATCGGCGGGGGAGTGGCGCAGCTGGGCGCCGATCTGCTCGTGCCGGTGAAGCTCGCGTACGAGACCTCTCTCCCGGGGTACGGTGAACGTCCGGTGGCGGAATTCACGATCGCGCGGCTGGGCAACGACGCCGGTCTCATCGGGGTCGCCGACCTCGCCGGGAAGGAGCGCTGA
- a CDS encoding LysM peptidoglycan-binding domain-containing protein translates to MRRLPPLSARPRGLTVWPAAVAGTIALALSGENAAHAAPPAPALSAVPPAPATLGSPVRASAAPPVSYTVQPGDTVWAIARAHGLDTAAVLAANGLEAGSIIRPGQVLALVPAAPATPPAATTEAPPAPAPSGRTHEVRPGDTVSAIAAANGVSIDAVLAANGLTRASIIYPGETLQIPSAGSAAATGVAASAGPATAPGLDAEQADNARLIIRIGRELGVSDRGIAIALGTAMQESWLRNLDWGDRDSLGLFQQRPSSGWGAPDQILDRERATRVFYGGAGDPNGSATRGLLDIPGWEGMAYADAAQAVQISAYPDRYAQWESPATTWIAVLG, encoded by the coding sequence ATGCGACGACTCCCTCCCCTGTCCGCGCGCCCGCGCGGCCTGACCGTCTGGCCCGCAGCCGTGGCCGGCACGATCGCGCTCGCCCTCTCCGGCGAGAACGCGGCGCACGCCGCCCCGCCGGCGCCCGCCCTGTCCGCCGTGCCCCCCGCACCCGCGACGCTCGGCTCCCCCGTCCGCGCGAGCGCAGCACCCCCGGTGTCGTACACCGTGCAGCCCGGCGACACCGTCTGGGCGATCGCCCGCGCGCACGGGCTGGACACCGCCGCCGTCCTCGCGGCGAACGGCCTCGAGGCGGGCAGCATCATCCGGCCGGGACAGGTGCTCGCGCTCGTCCCCGCCGCACCGGCGACTCCCCCGGCGGCGACGACGGAGGCACCCCCTGCTCCCGCGCCGAGCGGGCGCACGCACGAGGTGCGCCCCGGCGACACCGTGTCGGCCATCGCCGCCGCCAACGGCGTCTCCATCGACGCGGTCCTGGCGGCGAACGGCCTGACCCGCGCGTCGATCATCTACCCGGGCGAGACGCTCCAGATCCCCTCGGCCGGATCCGCCGCGGCGACCGGGGTCGCGGCATCCGCGGGTCCGGCGACGGCGCCCGGCCTCGACGCCGAACAGGCGGACAACGCCCGGCTCATCATCCGCATCGGCCGGGAGCTGGGCGTGTCGGACCGCGGCATCGCGATCGCCCTCGGCACCGCCATGCAGGAATCGTGGCTCCGCAACCTCGACTGGGGCGACCGCGACTCGCTGGGTCTTTTCCAGCAGCGACCGAGCAGCGGCTGGGGAGCGCCCGATCAGATCCTCGACCGCGAACGCGCGACGCGCGTCTTCTACGGCGGCGCGGGCGACCCCAACGGCTCGGCGACCCGCGGCCTGCTCGACATCCCCGGATGGGAGGGCATGGCCTACGCCGACGCCGCGCAGGCGGTGCAGATCTCGGCGTACCCCGATCGCTACGCGCAGTGGGAGTCCCCGGCGACCACCTGGATCGCGGTTCTCGGCTGA
- the rsmH gene encoding 16S rRNA (cytosine(1402)-N(4))-methyltransferase RsmH produces the protein MDIRDIHTPVLLERCAELLGPALQREGAVFVDATLGMGGHSEAFLERFPTARLIGLDRDTDALRIAGERLARFEGRTTFVHTVYDGIADAVASAGVDKVDGILFDLGVSSLQLDEAARGFAYAQDAPLDMRMDQTSGVTAAEVLATYGEGDLRRIFERYGEEKLAGRYARAIIAARQQAPLERSGQLVDVLQAATPAAVLRERHPAKRVFQALRIEVNAELSVLERAIPAALSVLGVGGRIVVLSYQSLEDRLVKRVFAEASASTAPRGLPVELPEHAPKFRLLVRGAELAGDEERAANPRATPVRLRAAERIQEDA, from the coding sequence ATGGACATCCGCGACATTCACACCCCCGTCCTGCTCGAGCGCTGCGCCGAGCTGCTCGGCCCGGCCCTCCAGCGCGAGGGAGCCGTCTTCGTCGATGCCACCCTCGGCATGGGCGGCCACTCCGAAGCGTTCCTCGAGCGGTTCCCGACCGCGCGTCTGATCGGTCTGGACCGCGACACCGACGCCCTGCGCATCGCGGGGGAGCGCCTGGCCCGGTTCGAAGGCCGTACGACGTTCGTGCACACCGTCTACGACGGCATCGCGGATGCCGTGGCCTCGGCGGGCGTCGACAAGGTCGACGGCATCCTGTTCGACCTGGGAGTGTCCTCGCTCCAGCTCGACGAAGCCGCGCGCGGGTTCGCCTACGCGCAGGACGCCCCGCTGGACATGCGCATGGACCAGACCTCCGGCGTCACCGCCGCCGAGGTGCTCGCGACGTACGGCGAGGGCGACCTCCGCCGCATCTTCGAGCGCTACGGAGAAGAGAAGCTGGCGGGCCGCTACGCCCGCGCGATCATCGCCGCGCGGCAGCAGGCGCCGCTGGAGCGTTCGGGCCAGTTGGTCGACGTGCTCCAGGCGGCGACGCCGGCCGCGGTGCTGCGGGAACGGCATCCCGCCAAGCGCGTCTTCCAGGCCCTGCGTATCGAGGTCAACGCCGAACTGTCGGTGCTCGAACGCGCGATCCCCGCGGCCCTGAGCGTCCTCGGCGTCGGGGGGCGCATCGTCGTGCTGTCCTACCAGTCGCTCGAGGACCGCCTGGTCAAGCGGGTGTTCGCCGAAGCGTCGGCATCCACCGCTCCCCGCGGCCTGCCGGTCGAACTCCCCGAGCACGCCCCCAAGTTCCGGCTGCTCGTGCGCGGCGCCGAACTCGCCGGCGACGAAGAACGCGCCGCCAACCCGCGTGCCACCCCCGTGCGTCTGCGTGCGGCCGAGAGGATCCAGGAGGACGCATGA
- a CDS encoding polyprenyl synthetase family protein, with translation MSTSPEPIEAVSQRLDKFVSEQISYASALGSEAEKMARAGAASLRGGKRLRARFLLTGRRAVDEVAAGAPTAPDTAAVGVAAALEVFQAAALVHDDLIDNSDTRRGQPAAHRALQAAHVDAHWAGDPEAFGRSAAILLGDLLVAWSDDLLEESLADLATAPATRRQYADMRRDVTIGQFLDVAEESAYAVHDDDDHADRALRVASYKSARYSIQKPLQIGAALAGADDAQLDALGRFGHDIGMAFQLRDDVLGVFGDSAVTGKPSGDDLREGKRTVLVAYARQALSVERRAELDALLGDRTLDAGRISDLQQTIVDTGALERTEQLIVEYERQAEGALDGAHLGREAVAELRELARAATRRTS, from the coding sequence GTGTCGACCTCCCCGGAACCGATCGAAGCCGTTTCTCAGCGACTCGACAAGTTCGTGTCTGAACAGATATCGTACGCCTCCGCGCTGGGGTCCGAGGCCGAGAAGATGGCCCGTGCCGGGGCCGCTTCCCTGCGGGGCGGCAAGCGTCTGCGCGCCCGCTTCCTGCTGACCGGACGGCGTGCCGTCGACGAGGTCGCCGCGGGCGCCCCGACGGCTCCGGACACCGCCGCCGTCGGGGTCGCGGCGGCCCTCGAGGTGTTCCAGGCGGCGGCCCTCGTCCACGACGACCTGATCGACAATTCGGACACGCGGCGCGGACAGCCCGCGGCCCATCGGGCCCTGCAGGCCGCGCATGTCGACGCGCACTGGGCCGGCGATCCCGAGGCATTCGGCCGTTCCGCGGCGATCCTTCTGGGCGACCTGCTCGTCGCGTGGAGCGACGACCTGCTCGAGGAATCCCTCGCCGACCTCGCCACGGCCCCGGCGACCCGGCGCCAGTACGCGGACATGCGTCGGGATGTCACGATCGGGCAGTTCCTCGACGTCGCGGAGGAGTCCGCGTACGCCGTCCACGACGACGACGACCACGCCGATCGCGCGCTGCGCGTCGCGTCCTACAAGTCGGCGCGTTACAGCATCCAGAAACCGCTGCAGATCGGAGCCGCTCTCGCGGGCGCGGACGACGCCCAGCTCGACGCGCTCGGACGCTTCGGGCACGACATCGGCATGGCGTTCCAGCTGCGCGACGACGTGCTCGGAGTGTTCGGCGACAGCGCGGTGACCGGCAAGCCCTCGGGCGACGATCTGCGCGAAGGCAAGCGCACCGTCCTCGTCGCGTACGCCCGCCAGGCGCTGTCCGTCGAGCGCCGCGCGGAGCTCGACGCCCTGCTCGGCGACAGGACCCTGGATGCCGGGCGCATCAGCGACCTGCAGCAGACGATCGTCGACACGGGTGCGCTCGAACGCACCGAGCAGCTCATCGTCGAGTACGAGCGTCAGGCCGAAGGCGCTCTCGACGGAGCGCACCTGGGCCGGGAAGCCGTCGCGGAGCTCCGGGAACTCGCCCGCGCCGCGACGCGTCGCACGTCCTGA
- a CDS encoding class II 3-deoxy-7-phosphoheptulonate synthase, with protein sequence MNQQLHDLDHWRTLPIKQQPQWYDEAAVAAASAELATLPPLVFAGEVDILRDRLARAAAGQAFLLQGGDCAETFAGATAEQIRNRIKTVLQMAVVLTYGASMPVVKMGRMAGQFAKPRSSDTETRGDVTLPAYRGDIVNGYDFTEESRKADPARLLKGYHTAASTLNLIRAFTQGGFADLREVHSWNKGFASNPANQAYESMAAEIDRAIKFMEAAGADFDELTRVEFYTGHEGLLMDYERPMTRIDSRTGLAYNTSSHFQWIGERTRELDGAHVDYFSKIRNPIGVKLGPTTTPETALALIDKLDPEREPGRLTFITRMGAGKIRDALPPLLEAVRASGATPLWVTDPMHGNGITTPTGYKTRRFDDVVDEVRGFFEAHRSVGTHPGGIHVELTGDDVTECLGGSEQIDEATLATRYESLCDPRLNHRQSLELAFLVAEELENR encoded by the coding sequence GTGAATCAGCAGCTCCACGACCTCGACCACTGGCGGACCCTGCCCATCAAGCAGCAGCCCCAGTGGTATGACGAGGCCGCGGTGGCCGCGGCATCCGCCGAACTGGCCACCCTTCCGCCGCTCGTCTTCGCCGGCGAAGTCGACATCCTCCGCGACCGTCTGGCCCGGGCCGCCGCCGGTCAGGCCTTCCTCCTCCAGGGCGGTGATTGCGCCGAGACCTTCGCCGGTGCCACCGCGGAGCAGATCCGCAACCGCATCAAGACCGTTCTGCAGATGGCGGTCGTCCTCACCTACGGCGCGTCGATGCCCGTGGTGAAGATGGGCCGGATGGCGGGGCAGTTCGCCAAGCCCCGCTCCAGCGACACCGAGACCCGCGGCGACGTGACCCTCCCCGCCTACCGCGGCGACATCGTCAACGGGTACGACTTCACCGAGGAGTCCCGCAAGGCCGATCCCGCGCGCCTGCTGAAGGGGTACCACACCGCCGCTTCGACGCTGAACCTGATCCGCGCGTTCACGCAGGGCGGCTTCGCCGACCTCCGCGAGGTCCACAGCTGGAACAAGGGCTTCGCGTCCAATCCCGCCAACCAGGCGTACGAGAGCATGGCGGCCGAGATCGACCGTGCGATCAAGTTCATGGAGGCCGCCGGCGCGGACTTCGACGAGCTGACGCGCGTGGAGTTCTACACCGGCCACGAGGGTCTGCTCATGGACTACGAGCGCCCGATGACCCGCATCGACTCGCGTACGGGCCTGGCGTACAACACCTCGTCGCACTTCCAGTGGATCGGCGAGCGCACCCGCGAGCTCGACGGCGCGCACGTCGACTACTTCTCGAAGATCCGCAACCCCATCGGGGTCAAGCTGGGCCCGACGACGACGCCCGAGACGGCGCTTGCCCTCATCGACAAGCTCGACCCCGAGCGCGAGCCCGGTCGGCTCACGTTCATCACGCGCATGGGCGCGGGCAAGATCCGCGACGCCCTTCCGCCGCTGCTCGAGGCCGTGCGCGCGTCGGGCGCGACGCCCCTGTGGGTCACCGACCCGATGCACGGCAACGGCATCACCACGCCGACGGGGTACAAGACGCGGCGCTTCGACGACGTCGTCGACGAGGTGCGCGGGTTCTTCGAGGCGCACCGCTCCGTGGGCACGCACCCCGGTGGCATCCATGTCGAACTCACCGGAGACGACGTCACCGAGTGCCTCGGCGGCTCGGAGCAGATCGACGAGGCCACCCTCGCGACGCGCTACGAGAGCCTGTGCGATCCGCGTCTGAACCACCGTCAGAGCCTCGAGCTCGCGTTCCTCGTGGCCGAGGAGCTCGAGAACCGCTGA
- the mraZ gene encoding division/cell wall cluster transcriptional repressor MraZ, whose protein sequence is MLLGTHTPKLDDKGRVILPAKFRDDLGAGVVITRGQDRCLYVFSTEEFERVHERIREAPLSNKQARDFLRMFLSGASAEKPDGQNRITVPPALRAYAGLDRELVVTGVGAHAEIWDATAWNAYAESNEETYAEMEQEVIPGLF, encoded by the coding sequence ATGCTGCTCGGCACGCACACTCCCAAGCTCGACGACAAAGGGCGCGTCATCCTGCCCGCGAAGTTCCGTGACGATCTCGGAGCCGGAGTGGTGATCACCCGGGGGCAGGACCGCTGCCTCTACGTGTTCAGCACCGAGGAGTTCGAGCGCGTGCACGAGCGGATCCGCGAGGCGCCGCTCAGCAACAAGCAGGCCCGCGACTTCCTGCGCATGTTCCTCTCCGGGGCCAGTGCGGAGAAGCCCGACGGGCAGAACCGCATCACCGTCCCCCCGGCGCTGCGCGCGTACGCCGGCCTCGATCGGGAACTGGTCGTCACCGGTGTCGGCGCCCACGCCGAGATCTGGGACGCCACGGCCTGGAACGCCTACGCCGAGAGCAACGAAGAGACCTACGCCGAGATGGAGCAGGAGGTGATCCCGGGACTGTTCTGA
- a CDS encoding DUF3040 domain-containing protein codes for MPLSEQEQRLLDEMERHLMSNDADVVTAPSRALSYRNIVLGSILVLAGLGALIAGVSIGFNTGVLGIAVGVVGFLVMVGGVVFAVTPTRSSSRLPSARAASGARAPRASGASFMDRMNDRWDRRNEGR; via the coding sequence ATGCCACTCTCCGAACAGGAGCAGCGTCTGCTGGACGAGATGGAACGCCATCTCATGAGTAACGACGCCGACGTCGTCACCGCTCCGAGTCGCGCGCTCAGCTATCGCAACATCGTCCTCGGGTCGATCCTCGTGCTCGCCGGTCTCGGCGCCCTCATCGCGGGCGTCTCGATCGGGTTCAACACGGGCGTCCTCGGTATCGCGGTGGGTGTGGTCGGCTTCCTGGTGATGGTCGGCGGCGTGGTCTTCGCCGTCACCCCCACGCGCAGCTCCTCGCGACTCCCGTCAGCCCGCGCCGCCTCGGGTGCGCGTGCCCCCCGCGCGTCGGGTGCCTCCTTCATGGATCGCATGAACGATCGGTGGGACCGCCGCAACGAAGGGCGCTGA
- a CDS encoding lysophospholipid acyltransferase family protein — MFYWLMKYVVIGPVIKAVFRPWIVGRRNIPGDGAAILASNHLSFSDSIFLPLMIDRRMAFLAKSDYFTGRGLKGWATRLFFTATGQLPIDRSGGKASEASLNTGLGVLGRGELLGIYPEGTRSPDGTLYRGRTGIARMALEARVPVIPVVMVDTGAVMPIGQRLPRVGRVGIVIGEPLDFSRFEGMESDRYILRSVTDEIMVALQRLGEQRYEDVYASTVKDRLASAQAAKAPSARH; from the coding sequence ATGTTCTACTGGCTCATGAAGTACGTGGTCATCGGACCGGTCATCAAGGCCGTGTTCCGTCCGTGGATCGTGGGCCGACGGAACATCCCCGGCGACGGCGCGGCGATCCTCGCCAGCAACCACCTGTCGTTCTCGGACTCGATCTTCCTCCCGCTCATGATCGACCGGCGCATGGCCTTCCTCGCCAAGAGCGACTACTTCACGGGGCGCGGTCTCAAGGGCTGGGCGACGCGCCTGTTCTTCACGGCCACGGGGCAGCTTCCGATCGACCGCTCGGGCGGCAAGGCCTCCGAGGCCTCCCTGAACACGGGCCTCGGCGTCCTCGGCCGCGGCGAGCTCCTCGGGATCTACCCCGAGGGCACCCGCAGCCCCGACGGCACCCTGTACCGCGGACGCACAGGGATCGCGCGCATGGCGCTCGAAGCGCGCGTGCCCGTCATCCCCGTCGTGATGGTCGACACCGGTGCGGTCATGCCGATCGGCCAGCGCCTGCCGCGCGTCGGGCGGGTGGGGATCGTCATCGGCGAACCACTCGACTTCTCGCGGTTCGAGGGGATGGAGAGCGATCGCTACATCCTCCGCTCGGTCACGGACGAGATCATGGTGGCCCTCCAACGGCTCGGCGAGCAGCGGTACGAGGACGTGTACGCCTCCACGGTGAAGGACCGTCTGGCCAGTGCGCAGGCGGCGAAGGCGCCGTCGGCCCGCCACTAG
- a CDS encoding Rv2175c family DNA-binding protein — translation MTDTPRFATEWLTLPDLVEVLGEPLGRVRRLLDDNYLVGTRRDGVLRVPAVFIVDGRPLPSLRGTIIVLHDVGFDADETIDWLFTPEETIGVAPIEALLAGRKSEVRRVAAALA, via the coding sequence GTGACCGACACGCCCCGCTTCGCGACCGAATGGCTGACCCTTCCCGACCTCGTCGAGGTGCTCGGGGAGCCTCTCGGGCGCGTCCGCCGACTGCTGGACGACAACTACCTGGTGGGCACGCGACGCGACGGCGTCCTGCGGGTGCCGGCGGTGTTCATCGTCGACGGTCGCCCGCTGCCGTCGCTGCGCGGCACGATCATCGTGCTCCACGACGTCGGGTTCGACGCCGACGAGACCATCGACTGGCTCTTCACGCCGGAGGAGACCATCGGAGTCGCCCCGATCGAGGCGCTCCTGGCCGGACGCAAGAGCGAAGTGCGCCGCGTGGCGGCCGCGCTGGCCTGA